In the Streptomyces sp. WMMC940 genome, GCACGCCCTCTACGGCGACCAGCGCCGCTGGTTCCGTGCCGAGGTGACCGTCAACAACCTGGGCGCCGAGGCCGCTGCGCGGATGCGGGCCGATCCTGCCCACCGTGCGGCCAGGGCCCGGTTCATCCGCTGCCTGGACTCGGCCGGTGAGTCGCCGACGCGTCCCAGGGACGAAGCCGCCCACCAGAGGTGCCGCCGCGGGAGCGGGCTGGCGTCGACGGAGGCCCGGCTCGAGCCGGTCGAGCTCGCCGAGGTCCGCTCCCTGCGGCACGACCAACTGACCGCCCATGAGCGGCTGCGCACCAGCGCACTGCACCGCGCGGCGGAGATCTCCGCCGCGCACCACCAAGGGAACACCCCGGAGAAAGGTTCCTCATCGCCATGACCCTGAAGCGCACCCTCGCCTCCGCGGCGACCGCCGTCCTCCTGCTGACCGGCGGGCTCGCCGCGGCCGCCGCACCGGCCGGCGCAGCCGACTGCCCGAGCGGTGAGTTCTGCGTCTGGGAGAACGCCGACTTCGCCGGCCAGCGCGCCAACTGGTCCGGAGACGACCGCTGGTGGGAGAGCTGGATCGCCGACGAGGACTCGTCGTGGGCCAACCACGGCATCTCCGGGCCCGGCATCAAGGACCACGTCAAGGTGTACTCGAGCGCCCATCTGGGCGGGCACATGACCATCTGCCTGGCACCGGGGCAGGAGGTCGGCTACAACGGCGCGGCCAACGACAACGGCGACTCCCACACCTGGGCGATGAGCTGCTGACCCACTCCCGAAGGTGTCCCCGCGCCCGGCGCGGGGACACCGGCCCTCGGCCACGTCATGACGGGAACGCGGCGCACCCGCCCCCGCAGACGCCCGTGCGGGAAGAGCGTCGCGGAGACGGGTACGGGCGCCTGCGGAGCCGGCCTCAGGCGGTGAGGTTCACCGAACGGGCCGAGGTGGCACCGATCTCCTCGGCGATCTCGTTGAGCACGTTCTGCGGCACGGTGTCGTCGACGGTGAGCACGACCAGCGCCTCGCCGCCCTCCTCCTGACGCGAGACCTGCATGCCGGCGATGTTGAGCCCGGCCTCGCCGAGGATGCGGCCGACGGTGCCGACGACGCCCGGACGGTCCTCGTAGCGCGCGACGACCATGTGGTCCGCCAGCGCCAGATCGATGTCGTAGTCACCGACGGCCACGATCTTCTGCAGGTGCTTGGGCCCGGCCAGGGTGCCGGAGACGGCGACCTCCTCACCGCCCGACAGCGTGCCGCGCACCGTCACCACGTTGCGGTGGTCCGGGGACTCCGAGCTGGTGGTGAGCCGGACCTCGACGCCGCGCTCCTGCGCGAACAGCGGGGCGTTCACATACGACACGGTCTCGTCGATGACGTCCTCGAACACGCCCTTCAGCGCGGAGAGTTCCAGCACCTTCACATCGTGCTGGGTGATCTCGCCGTACACCTCGACATCGAGCCGGACCGCGACCTCGCCCGCCAGCGCGGTGAAGATCCGGCCGAGCTTCTCGGCGAGCGGCAGACCGGGGCGGACGTCCTCGGCGATGACACCGCCCTGGACGTTGACCGCGTCCGGTACCAGCTCGCCGGCGAGGGCGAGACGGACGGACTTGGCGACGGCGATACCGGCCTTCTCCTGGGCCTCGTCCGTGGACGCGCCGAGGTGCGGGGTGCAGACGACCTGGTCGAACTGGAACAGCGGGGAGTCCGTGCACGGCTCCTTCGCGTACACGTCCAGGCCCGCGCCCGCGACCCGGCCTTCCTTGAGTGCGCTGGCCAGCGCCTCCTCGTCGACGATCCCGCCGCGCGCGGCGTTGACGATACGGACGGTCGGCTTCACCCGGTGCAGCGCCTCGTCGCCGATGAGGCCGAGCGTCTCGGGGGTCTTGGGGAGGTGGACGGTGATGAAGTCCGAGACCTCGAGCAGCTCGTCCAGCGTGAGCAGCTTGACGCCCATCTGGGCGGCGCGTGCGGGCTGTACGTAGGGGTCGTACGCGACGATCTTCATGCCGAAGGCGGACATCCGCTGGGCGACCAGCACGCCGATGCGGCCGAGCCCGACGACACCGAGGATCTTCTCGCTGAGCTCCACCCCCGTGTACTTCGAGCGCTTCCACTCGCCGTTCTTCAGCGCGGTGTTGGCCTGCGGGATGTTGCGCGCGGTGGCGACGATCAGACCGCAGGCGAGTTCGGCCGCGGTCACGATGTTGGACGTCGGTGCGTTGACGACCATGACACCGGCCTTGGTGGCCGCGGAGACGTCCACGTTGTCCAGGCCGACTCCGGCTCGGGCCACCACCCTGAGCTTCCTGGCGGCCGCGATGGCCTCGGCGTCGACCTTGGTGGCGGACCGCACCAGCACGGCGTCGACATCGGCGATGGCGGGGATCAGCTCGGCGCGGTCCGCGCCGTTGCAGTGCCGGATCTCGAAGTCCGGACCGAGCGCGTCCACGGTGGCGGGCGACAGCTCTTCGGCAATGAGTACAACGGGTTTACGGGGCGCAGTGCTCACGTGAGTCCTCACTGGTCCAATGCGGACGGCCGTCCCGACGGCCGCTGGCGGTGGAGGGGCTAGCCGCGTGGAAGACGCACGACGCTGTGGGCCTGACCTGACGCGTATGTACTGACCACTCTAGTGGTGCGGGAGGGCGTCTTTTCCGCCTTGGCGGAAGGATCACCCATCCGGGTTGGACTTGCTGTCCAACGGTGGTCCCGGGATGCGGCGCGAGGGGCTCCGGGGACCGCCGCGGACCCGTGGACGACGTGCGGCGGGCCCCGGAGGGCCCGCCGCACCGAGGCTCACGCCTCCTCGTTGTCCACCCAGCTCATGAGCTTGCGCAGCTCCTTGCCGGTGGTCTCCAGCAGGTGGTTCTCGTCCTGCTTCTTGTACTCGTTGTACTTCTTCAGACCGCCGTGGTACTCGTCCATCCAGTTCTTGGCGAAGGTGCCGTCCTGGATCTCGCCGAGGACCTTCTTCATCTCGGCCTTGGTCTGGTCCGTGATGATGCGGGGGCCGGTCACGTAGTCGCCCCACTCGGCGGTCTCGGAGACGGACCAGCGCATCTTCTCCAGGCCGCCCTCGTACATGAGGTCGACGATCAGCTTCAGCTCGTGGAGGCACTCGAAGTAGGCGATCTCCGGCTGGTAGCCGGCCTCGACCAGGGTCTCGAAGCCCGCCTTGACCAGCGCGGCGGTGCCGCCGCAGAGCACGGCCTGCTCGCCGAACAGGTCGGTCTCGGTCTCCTCGGTGAAGGTGGTCTTGATGACGCCGGCGCGGGTGCCGCCGATGCCCTTGGCGTACGAGAGCGCCAGCGCGAAGGCGTTGCCGGTCGCGTCCTGCTCGACGCCGGCGATGCACGGAACGCCGCGGCCCTCCTCGTACTGACGGCGCACCAGGTGGCCGGGGCCCTTGGGGGCGACGAGCGCGACGTCCACGCCGGCCGGGGGCTTGATGAAGCCGTACCGGATGTTCAGGCCGTGACCGAAGAAGAGCGCGTCGCCGTCCTTCAGGTTGTCCTTGACGGACTCCTCGTACACCTGGGCCTGGATCGGGTCCGGGACCAGGATCATGATGACGTCGGCCTCGGCGGCGGCCTCCGACGGCGTCACCACGCGCAGGCCCTGCTCCTCGGCCTTGGCCTTGGACTTGGACCCCTCGTGCAGACCGACGCGGACGTCCACACCGGAGTCACGGAGCGACAGCGCGTGGGCGTGGCCCTGGCTGCCGTAGCCGATGACCGCGACCTTGCGGCCCTGGATGATGGACAGGTCGGCGTCGTCGTCGTAGAACAGCTCGGCCACTGGGTTTCTCCTTGGGTGTTCCGGTGTTGCGTCCCACCGTACGGCGGGGAGCGATGAGGGGGTCTGGGGGTCTCGCCATCCGGGCGGCCCGGCCGGATGCCGGCCGGGTCCGCGCGTCAGGCGCTGCGCTCGAGGGCGCGCAGGCTGCGGTCCGTGATGGACCGGGCACCGCGCCCTATGGCGATCGTGCCGGACTGGACGAGTTCCTTGATGCCGAACTGCTCCAGCATCTTCAGCATGGCCTCGAGCTTGTCACTCGAACCGGTGGCCTCGATCGTGACGGCCTCGGGCGAGACGTCCACGGTCTTGGCGCGGAACAACTGGACGATCTCCACGATCTGGGAGCGGGTCTCGTTGTCCGCGCGGACCTTCACCAGGACCAGTTCGCGCTGGATCGCGGCACTGGGCTCCAGCTCGACGATCTTCAGCACGTTGACCAGCTTGTTCAGCTGCTTGGTCACCTGCTCCAGCGGAAGGTCCTCGACATTGACCACGATGGTGATCCGGGAGATGTCGGGGTGCTCGGTGACCCCGACGGCGAGCGAGTCGATGTTGAAGCCGCGGCGGGAGAAGAGCGCCGCGATCCTGGCGAGAATGCCGGGGGTGTTCTCCACCAGGACGGAGAGCGTGTGCTTGGACATGGTCGTCGTGTCTCTCTCTTCGCTCAGTCGTCTTCGTTGTCGCCGAAGTCGGGGCGGACGCCCCGAGCGGCCATGACCTCGTCGTTGGAGGTGCCGGCGGCGACCATCGGCCACACCATGGCGTCCTCGTGGACGATGAAGTCGATCACGACCGGGCGGTCGTTGATGGCGTTGGCCTCGGCGATGACCTTGTCCAGTTCGGCCGGGTCCTCGCAGCGGAGGGCGACGCAGCCCATGGCCTCGGACAGCTTCACGAAGTCCGGGATGCGGGTGCCCTTGCGGGGGGTCTGGCTGGCACCGACCTGCGAGCCGATCGTGTGGTGCCCGGTGTCGTCGGAGTGCAGGACGGTGCTGGAGTAGCGCTCGTTGTAGAACAGGGTCTGCCACTGGCGGACCATGCCCAGCGCGCCGTTGTTGATGATCGCGACCTTGATCGGGATGCCGTTCAGGGCGCAGGTGACCAGCTCCTGGTTGGTCATCTGGAAGCAGCCGTCGCCGTCGATCGCCCACACGGCGCGGTCCGGCATCCCGGCCTTGGCACCCATGGCTGCCGGGACGGCGTAACCCATCGTCCCGGCGCCGCCGGAGTTCAGCCACGTGGCCGGCTTCTCGTAGTCGATGAAGTGCGCGGCCCACATCTGGTGCTGGCCGACGCCGGCGGCGAAGATCGTGTCCTTTGGAGCGAGCCGGCCGATCCGCTGGATGACCTGCTGCGGCGAGAGGCTGCCGTCCTCGGGCAGGTCGTAGCCCAGCGGGTAGGTCTCGCGCCAGCGGTTGAGGTCCTGCCACCAGGCGGTGTAGTCGCCGGTGTTGCCCTCGCTGTACTCGGCCTGGACGGCCTGGACCAGATCGGCGATGACCTCGCGGGCGTCACCCACGATCGGGACGTCCGCGGCCCGGTTCTTGCCGATCTCGGCCGGGTCGATGTCGGCGTGGACGATCTTGGCGAACGGGGCGAAGCTGTCCAGCTTTCCGGTGACGCGGTCGTCGAAGCGGGCACCGAGGGCGACGATCAGGTCGGCCTTCTGCAGCGCGGTGACGGCGGTGACCGAACCGTGCATGCCCGGCATCCCCACGTGCAGCGGGTGGCTGTCGGGGAACGCGCCCAGCGCCATCAGGGTGGTGGTGACGGGGGCCTTGGTGAGCTCCGCGAGGACCTTCAGCTCGGCGGTGGCGCGGGCCTTGAGGACCCCGCCGCCGACGTAGAGGACCGGGCGCTTCGCCTGGGTGATCAGCTTGGCGGCCTCGCGGATCTGCTTGGCGTGCGGCTTGGTGACCGGCCGGTAGCCGGGCAGATCCGTCTGGGGCGGCCAGCTGAAGGTGGTCCGCGCCTGGAGGGCGTCCTTGGCGATGTCGACCAGGACCGGGCCGGGGCGGCCGGTGGAGGCGATGTGGAAGGCCTCGGCGATCGTCCGCGGGATGTCCTCGGGCTTGGTGACCAGGAAGTTGTGCTTGGTGATCGGCATCGTGATGCCGACGATGTCCGCCTCCTGGAAGGCGTCCGTGCCGATGGCCTTGCTGGCCACCTGGCCGGTGATCGCGACGAGCGGCACGGAGTCCATGTGCGCGTCGGCGATCGGCGTGACCAGGTTGGTGGCTCCCGGACCCGAAGTGGCCATGCACACGCCGACCTTTCCGGTGGCCTGGGCGTAACCCGTGGCCGCGTGACCGGCGCCCTGCTCGTGCCGGACCAGGATGTGGCGCACCCTGGACGAGTCCATCAGCGGGTCGTACGCCGGGAGGATGGCCCCGCCGGGAATGCCGAACACCGTCTCCGCCCCGACCTCCTCGAGAGAACGGATGAGGGACTGCGCGCCAGTGACGTGCTCAACGGTGGCGGAGGGCTGTCCGCCGGTGCGGGCCCGCGGCTGCGGATGGTGGGCCCCGGTGGCCTGCTCGGTCATCGGCATTCTCTTCTCGAAGCTGAGGGTTTTGCGGGGGTTTGGTAGTACCAGTGCAACAAAAAACCCCTCGTGCCGGGAGGCAAGCGAGGGGAGCGCGTCGGTGCGGTGTGCAGAGCCCGTGCAGGGCCGTGCTTCAGCCGACGCGCTTTCCAAGTACGAGAATTCGGGTGCGCATGGCACTGACCCTCTCCCCGGCACACCGTGACTGTCAAGTGGGTGGGACAGGCGTCTCATTATTTGAGCGGATCGGGGGACGGCCGACGATCTCGGACGTGGCCGGGGAGCGCCGGGCCGGCAGCGCCCGGCCGGAGAGCACCGGCAGGGCGGATCCACCGGGCACCGGGAACTCGCCGCGCGCCAGCACACGGCGCAGCCGGTGCTCGTCGAGCGGCCCGGAGAAGGCCATCCCCTGTCCATGGGTGCATCCCATGGCGCGCAGGGCCAGTACCTGTTCCGGAACGTCCACACCGTCCGCCACCGACTTCATGCCGAGGTCCCGGGCGATCCGCAGCAGACCCGCGGTGATCTTGTGAAGCCTGGCCGACTCCACCACGCCCTCGACCAGACCGCGGTCGAGCTTGAGCACGTCGATCGGGAGACGGCGCAGGGCGATGATCGCCGCGTATCCGCTGCCGAAGCCGTCCAGGGCGATCCGTACGCCGAGTCTGCGCAGCGCCACCAGACGGTGCTCCAGTTCGTCGAAGGAGATCCGCGGGTCGCTGTCGGCCAGCTCGATCACCAGGGAGCCCGAGGGCAGCCCGTGGCGGGTGAGCAGGCTCTCGATGGAGCCGAGCGGTGTGGACCGGTCCAGCAGCCTGCGCGCGGGGATCCGTACCGACACGGGGATGCGGTGACCGAGCCGGACGCGCTCCGCCGCCTGCTCGACGGCCTCCTCCAGCAGCCGGTGGCCGAATCCGGCGGTCGGGTCGCCGTCCTCGGCGACCCGGCGCAACTCGTCGGGGGTGAACAGGATGCCCTGGGACGACCGCCAGCGTGCCTGCGCCGCCACGGCCGCGATCCGGCCGTCGACGAGGCCGACCACGGGCTGGTGGAGCAGGGTGAACTCGCCGTCCTGGAGCGCGCTCCGCGCCCGCGCGGACCGGTCCGTGAGCAGGGCGGCGTCGGTCTGCATCTGGGGTGCGTACAGCTCGACCCGGTCCTTGCCGCCCGCCTTGGCCCGGTACATGGCCAGGTCGGCGTTGCGCAGCAGGTCGCCTGCGCTGATGCCTGGCTCGGCGAAGGCGACGCCGATGGACGCCGCGACCCTGAGCTCATGGCCCTCCACCCGGTACGGCTGGGAGAGCATGAGCCTCAACCGGTCGGCGATCTCCCTCACCTGGTGCTCCCGGGCGGTGTGGTCGCGGGAGCCGTCGCCGAGGATGAGCGCGGCGAACTCGTCGCCGCCGAGCCGGGCAGCGGTGTCCCCCGCCCGCACGGATTCCTGGAGGCGGCGGGCGGCCTGGATCAGCAGCTCGTCGCCCGCCTGGTGGCCGTGGCGGTCGTTCACCCCCTTGAAGCCGTCCAGGTCGATGAAGAGCACGGCCGTGCCGGCGTCCCCGGCGCGGCGGCCGCCGAGCGCCTGCCGCACCCGCTCGGTGAACAGGGCGCGGTTGGGCAGATCGGTCAGCGGATCGTGCTCGGCGTTGTGCTGCAACTGTGCCTGCAGTCGCACCCGTTCGGTGACGTCCCTGCTGTTGAAGATCAGCCCGCCCTGATGGCGTTTGACCGTGGACTCGACGTTCAGCCACTGGCCGGTGCCGGACCTGAAGCGGCACTCGATCCGGGTCGTGGGCTCTTCGGCGGGCGGGGCCGCCAGGAATCTGCGCACCTCGTGGACGACGCGTCCGAGGTCCTCGGGATGGATGAGCGACGACAGCTCGGAGCCGATGAGCTCGTCCGCGTCACGGCCGTAGACGCCGGCGGCGGCCGGGCTCACATAGCGGAGTATGCCCGTCGGGGCGGCGATCATGATCACATCGCTGGAGCCCTGCACCAGGGAGCGGAAGTGGTTCTCCTTCTGGGCGAGTTCATGGGTGAGGGCGATGTTGTCGAGCAGCATGATGCCCTGCCGCACGACCAGTGCGAGGACGACCGTGCACCCGGTGAACACCACCACCCGGTCCACGCGGCGGCCCTCGATGACGTTGTAGAGGATGCCGAGCGTGCAGACGGCGGCGGCCAGGTAGGGGGTGAGCGCGGCGAGCGAACCCGTGATGGGCCGGCCGGTCGGGCGGGGGCCGCGGACCTGCGCGAGGGGCGGCTCCGGCCGGCGCACCCCCCAGGGCGCGTACGCGAGCAGGAGCGAGGCGGCGAACCAGCCCGCGTCCAGCAGTTGGCCCGAGCGGTAGCTCTCCCGCAGCAGCGGCGAGGTGAACAGCGCGTCGCACAGCACGGTCAGGGCGAGTGCGGCGATCGCCGTGTTGATGCCGGACCTGTTGGCGTGCGACCGCCGGAAGTGCAGGGCCAGGACCATGCTGACGAGGACGATGTCGAGCAGCGGATAGGCCAGCGACAACGCCGCCTCGGACACGCTCTCCCCCTCGAAGTGCGCGGTGTGCGCGAGCGCGAGGCTCCAGGAGAGCGTGAGCAGGGAGCCGCCGATGAGCCAGGCGTCCAGCCCCAGGCACACCCAGCCGGCCCGGGTGACGGGCCGTTTGGCGAGGACGAGCAGTCCGACGATGGCGGGCGGGGCGAAGCAGAGGAAGAACAGATCGGCAGGGGACGGACTCGGGACCGGCCGGCCGAGGACCACCTCGTACCAGCCCCAGACCGCGTTTCCGCAGGCGGCCATGGCGGAGGAGACGGAGAACAGCATCCAGGCGGGCCGGAACCGGCTGCCCCGCGCACGCGCGTAGAGGAAGCAGGAGACCGCGGCGAGTCCGGCGGCGAAGCTCAGCCCGAAGTCGCCCATGACCAGGGCCAGTCGCTCGGATCCCCAGCCCAACGCCGCGCCGATGGCGTAGCCGCCGCTCGCGAGGACCAGCAGGACCTGGGGCAGCAGCCCCGTGCCCCCGCCTTCCCGGGCCTGGCGGCGGGCGAGGAGCGCCGCGGGGGCGATCACCGTACTGCCCCTGACGGCGTTTTCGTCCGGCTCCGCCTGCGGGGCCGGCCGTGCGGGCCGCCGCGGAGGCGCCTGCGCGGCAGGTCCGGACCGGGCCGGGAGGGGGCCGGTCCCCGCATCGGAGGCCGCGAGGGTGGTCGGCGGCGCTCCCGCCGCGTCGGATGGTTCGTCCACTGGCCGTGCATCGCCCGTCGACCCCCCTCGAAGTCTGGTCGCTCCGCAGCGCCGTTCCCGAACCCGACGCAGCCCCCAAGTCGGGACGATACACCAGAGTCGTCACTCAGGGACATAGGTCATCTACGCTCAGTGACGGCAAGACTGTTTGTCGACACGGCACGCATCCGACCGACTCCGCAGGGTGTCCGGCGCGTACCAGTGTGGCGTCTACCCGGTCGTGAGGACCACGTTTCGCAGGGGCTCGCCCGCCGCCCAGCGGGTCAGCTGTGCGGCCAGCAGCCGCTTGGCCCGGGGCAGGAACGCCGATGTGGAGCCGCCGACATGAGGGCTGACGAGGACGCCGGGAGCGTGCCAGAGGGGGTGCCCGGCGGGCAGCGGCTCGGGGTCGGTGACGTCGAGCGCCGCGGTGATCCGGCCGGTTGCGACCTCCTTGAGCAGCGCCTCGGTGTCGACGACCGGTCCGCGCGCCACGTTCACCAGAAGGGCGCCGTCCTTCATCCGGGAGAGGAAACCGGTGTCGGCGAGATGACGCGTGGCCGGCGTGAGCGGGGTGGAGAGGATCACCACGTCGGCCTCCGGAAGCAGTCCCGGCAGATCGGTGAGTGCGTGCACTTCGCCGCGCTCGGTGGTACGGGCGGAGCGCGCGACGCGCGCCACCCGCGCGCATTCAAACGGCACAAGCCGGTCCTCGATGGCCGCGCCGATCGAGCCGTAGCCGACGATGAGCACGGAACTGTCGGCGAGCGCCGGGTAGAAGCCCGCGTGCCACTGCTCCAGCCGCTGCCCCTCCACGAAGCGGGGGATGCCGCGCAGGGAGGCGAGGACCAGGGCGAGGGTGAGCTCGGCCGTGCTGGCCTCGTGGACTCCCCGGGCGTTGCACAGCCGCACGCCCGGCGGCAGCGAGCCGAGGCCCGGCTCGACGTGGTCGATGCCCGCCGAGAGGGTCTGTACGACCCGTACGTGCGTCATCGCGGCGAGCGGCCGGACGGCGACGTCCGTGCCCTTCATGTACGGGACGACGTAGAAGGCGCACTCCGCGGGGTCCGCGGGGAAGTCCCGTCCGCCGTCCCAGAAGCGGTAGTTCAGCCCCGACTCCGAGGGAGCGGGGAGCCCTTCGATCTCGTCGGCCGGAATCGGGAGCCACACGTCAGCAGTCATGGTCAGGAGGCTAACCGCCGGGAGGCTGGGCGCGGCGCGGCGGGAGGCGGACGTTAGTTTGGTGGGCGGCACGAGGAGGGGTACGGGCAGGTGGACCGCAGGACAATCGGTGCGGGGGCGCTCGGTGTGGGCGCGATCGGCCTCGGATGCATGCCGATGAGCTGGGGGTACACCGGCTCGCAGCAGCGTGGTGACCGTTCGCTGCGGACCGTGCACGCGGCGCTGGACGCCGGGGTGACGCTGCTCGACACGGCCGACATGTACGGTCCCTTCACCAACGAACTCCTGCTCGGCAGGGTGTTGAAGGAGCGGCGGGCGGACGTCTTCGTCTCGACGAAGGTCGGGCTGCTCGTCGGCGACCAGCACATCGTCGCCAACGGCCGGCCCGGCTATGTGCGGCGGGCCTGTGACGCGTCGCTGCGCCGGCTCGGGACGGACTCCATCGACCTGTACCAGCTCCACAGGGCGGACCCGGAGGTCCCCGTGGAGGAGACCTGGGGCGCCATGGCGGAACTGGTGTCGGCCGGGAAGGTCCGGGCGCTCGGCCTGTGTGCCGTGGGGGCGCGCACGTCACGCAGATCCGGCGCCGGACGCCATGACGAAACGATCCGGCAGCTGGAGCGGGTGCAGCAGGTCTTCCCGGTGAGCGCGGTGCAGGCGGAACTGTCGGTGTGGTCGCCGGAGGCGCTCGGCTCGCTGCTGCCCTGGTGCGGGGCGCGCGGTGTGGGGTTCCTGGCCGCGATGCCGCTGGGCAGCGGCTTCCTCACCGGCACGCTGACGCCCGGGGAGGGTTTCGAGCCGGATGACCTCCGGGCCCGGCACCCGCGCTTCACGGCGGAGATGATGGCCGCGAACCAGCCGCTGGTGGCGGGGCTGCGGCGGGTCGCCGAACGGCACGGCCCCGGCACGACGCCCGCCCAGGTGGCGCTGGCCTGGGTACTGGGGCAGGGTCGGCACGTCGTACCGGTTCCGGGTACGAAGCGGGAGCGGTGGGCCGTGGAGAACGCGGCGGCGGCGCGGCTGGAGCTGACGCCGCGGGACGCAGCCGAGATCGCGGCATTGCCGCCCGCCCTGGGATCCTGGGACCAGTAGCTTCGTGTGGATCGGGAACCCGGGTCGGGCCGCGGCGCAAGGACGGCGGGCGTACGGCTCCC is a window encoding:
- a CDS encoding putative bifunctional diguanylate cyclase/phosphodiesterase — its product is MIAPAALLARRQAREGGGTGLLPQVLLVLASGGYAIGAALGWGSERLALVMGDFGLSFAAGLAAVSCFLYARARGSRFRPAWMLFSVSSAMAACGNAVWGWYEVVLGRPVPSPSPADLFFLCFAPPAIVGLLVLAKRPVTRAGWVCLGLDAWLIGGSLLTLSWSLALAHTAHFEGESVSEAALSLAYPLLDIVLVSMVLALHFRRSHANRSGINTAIAALALTVLCDALFTSPLLRESYRSGQLLDAGWFAASLLLAYAPWGVRRPEPPLAQVRGPRPTGRPITGSLAALTPYLAAAVCTLGILYNVIEGRRVDRVVVFTGCTVVLALVVRQGIMLLDNIALTHELAQKENHFRSLVQGSSDVIMIAAPTGILRYVSPAAAGVYGRDADELIGSELSSLIHPEDLGRVVHEVRRFLAAPPAEEPTTRIECRFRSGTGQWLNVESTVKRHQGGLIFNSRDVTERVRLQAQLQHNAEHDPLTDLPNRALFTERVRQALGGRRAGDAGTAVLFIDLDGFKGVNDRHGHQAGDELLIQAARRLQESVRAGDTAARLGGDEFAALILGDGSRDHTAREHQVREIADRLRLMLSQPYRVEGHELRVAASIGVAFAEPGISAGDLLRNADLAMYRAKAGGKDRVELYAPQMQTDAALLTDRSARARSALQDGEFTLLHQPVVGLVDGRIAAVAAQARWRSSQGILFTPDELRRVAEDGDPTAGFGHRLLEEAVEQAAERVRLGHRIPVSVRIPARRLLDRSTPLGSIESLLTRHGLPSGSLVIELADSDPRISFDELEHRLVALRRLGVRIALDGFGSGYAAIIALRRLPIDVLKLDRGLVEGVVESARLHKITAGLLRIARDLGMKSVADGVDVPEQVLALRAMGCTHGQGMAFSGPLDEHRLRRVLARGEFPVPGGSALPVLSGRALPARRSPATSEIVGRPPIRSNNETPVPPT
- the serA gene encoding phosphoglycerate dehydrogenase; translation: MSTAPRKPVVLIAEELSPATVDALGPDFEIRHCNGADRAELIPAIADVDAVLVRSATKVDAEAIAAARKLRVVARAGVGLDNVDVSAATKAGVMVVNAPTSNIVTAAELACGLIVATARNIPQANTALKNGEWKRSKYTGVELSEKILGVVGLGRIGVLVAQRMSAFGMKIVAYDPYVQPARAAQMGVKLLTLDELLEVSDFITVHLPKTPETLGLIGDEALHRVKPTVRIVNAARGGIVDEEALASALKEGRVAGAGLDVYAKEPCTDSPLFQFDQVVCTPHLGASTDEAQEKAGIAVAKSVRLALAGELVPDAVNVQGGVIAEDVRPGLPLAEKLGRIFTALAGEVAVRLDVEVYGEITQHDVKVLELSALKGVFEDVIDETVSYVNAPLFAQERGVEVRLTTSSESPDHRNVVTVRGTLSGGEEVAVSGTLAGPKHLQKIVAVGDYDIDLALADHMVVARYEDRPGVVGTVGRILGEAGLNIAGMQVSRQEEGGEALVVLTVDDTVPQNVLNEIAEEIGATSARSVNLTA
- the ilvC gene encoding ketol-acid reductoisomerase — its product is MAELFYDDDADLSIIQGRKVAVIGYGSQGHAHALSLRDSGVDVRVGLHEGSKSKAKAEEQGLRVVTPSEAAAEADVIMILVPDPIQAQVYEESVKDNLKDGDALFFGHGLNIRYGFIKPPAGVDVALVAPKGPGHLVRRQYEEGRGVPCIAGVEQDATGNAFALALSYAKGIGGTRAGVIKTTFTEETETDLFGEQAVLCGGTAALVKAGFETLVEAGYQPEIAYFECLHELKLIVDLMYEGGLEKMRWSVSETAEWGDYVTGPRIITDQTKAEMKKVLGEIQDGTFAKNWMDEYHGGLKKYNEYKKQDENHLLETTGKELRKLMSWVDNEEA
- a CDS encoding acetolactate synthase large subunit, which encodes MPMTEQATGAHHPQPRARTGGQPSATVEHVTGAQSLIRSLEEVGAETVFGIPGGAILPAYDPLMDSSRVRHILVRHEQGAGHAATGYAQATGKVGVCMATSGPGATNLVTPIADAHMDSVPLVAITGQVASKAIGTDAFQEADIVGITMPITKHNFLVTKPEDIPRTIAEAFHIASTGRPGPVLVDIAKDALQARTTFSWPPQTDLPGYRPVTKPHAKQIREAAKLITQAKRPVLYVGGGVLKARATAELKVLAELTKAPVTTTLMALGAFPDSHPLHVGMPGMHGSVTAVTALQKADLIVALGARFDDRVTGKLDSFAPFAKIVHADIDPAEIGKNRAADVPIVGDAREVIADLVQAVQAEYSEGNTGDYTAWWQDLNRWRETYPLGYDLPEDGSLSPQQVIQRIGRLAPKDTIFAAGVGQHQMWAAHFIDYEKPATWLNSGGAGTMGYAVPAAMGAKAGMPDRAVWAIDGDGCFQMTNQELVTCALNGIPIKVAIINNGALGMVRQWQTLFYNERYSSTVLHSDDTGHHTIGSQVGASQTPRKGTRIPDFVKLSEAMGCVALRCEDPAELDKVIAEANAINDRPVVIDFIVHEDAMVWPMVAAGTSNDEVMAARGVRPDFGDNEDD
- a CDS encoding 2-hydroxyacid dehydrogenase; translation: MTADVWLPIPADEIEGLPAPSESGLNYRFWDGGRDFPADPAECAFYVVPYMKGTDVAVRPLAAMTHVRVVQTLSAGIDHVEPGLGSLPPGVRLCNARGVHEASTAELTLALVLASLRGIPRFVEGQRLEQWHAGFYPALADSSVLIVGYGSIGAAIEDRLVPFECARVARVARSARTTERGEVHALTDLPGLLPEADVVILSTPLTPATRHLADTGFLSRMKDGALLVNVARGPVVDTEALLKEVATGRITAALDVTDPEPLPAGHPLWHAPGVLVSPHVGGSTSAFLPRAKRLLAAQLTRWAAGEPLRNVVLTTG
- a CDS encoding peptidase inhibitor family I36 protein, which encodes MTLKRTLASAATAVLLLTGGLAAAAAPAGAADCPSGEFCVWENADFAGQRANWSGDDRWWESWIADEDSSWANHGISGPGIKDHVKVYSSAHLGGHMTICLAPGQEVGYNGAANDNGDSHTWAMSC
- the ilvN gene encoding acetolactate synthase small subunit gives rise to the protein MSKHTLSVLVENTPGILARIAALFSRRGFNIDSLAVGVTEHPDISRITIVVNVEDLPLEQVTKQLNKLVNVLKIVELEPSAAIQRELVLVKVRADNETRSQIVEIVQLFRAKTVDVSPEAVTIEATGSSDKLEAMLKMLEQFGIKELVQSGTIAIGRGARSITDRSLRALERSA
- a CDS encoding aldo/keto reductase, producing the protein MDRRTIGAGALGVGAIGLGCMPMSWGYTGSQQRGDRSLRTVHAALDAGVTLLDTADMYGPFTNELLLGRVLKERRADVFVSTKVGLLVGDQHIVANGRPGYVRRACDASLRRLGTDSIDLYQLHRADPEVPVEETWGAMAELVSAGKVRALGLCAVGARTSRRSGAGRHDETIRQLERVQQVFPVSAVQAELSVWSPEALGSLLPWCGARGVGFLAAMPLGSGFLTGTLTPGEGFEPDDLRARHPRFTAEMMAANQPLVAGLRRVAERHGPGTTPAQVALAWVLGQGRHVVPVPGTKRERWAVENAAAARLELTPRDAAEIAALPPALGSWDQ